The Brassica oleracea var. oleracea cultivar TO1000 chromosome C7, BOL, whole genome shotgun sequence sequence TTGATATCTACAAGCATGAGCTTTGGGACTTTCCAGGTTATCTAGATTTCTTTATCTCTTTATTTTTTTTTTAAATGCATCTTTGTGGTTTGGGTTTCTTTGTGATGTGAGTTACTTGTTTCTGATTTGGCTTCGTTGTGGTTTTGTCTCTTGACTTAATTCTAGGAAAATAGTTTAGCTTTATGCGTCATTTTTTTTGGGAAATTTAGTTGTATATTTACCCCTTTGCTATGTTTAAGCTGTAAACCTGCAACCTAAATCAACATATTAATTGTGCAAAAGTTAGTATTTTAGGCAGATTCCACAAGAGTTTCTTGATATCTTGTGCTTCAATTTTATTTGCTTTTGTTTCAGGGAATGACTTTAACAAGTGTTTAGTTAGCCGTCTAATCATTCTTTTTAAAGCTAAGATTATTCTTAGCTGAGTTGTGAATGTTTTATCCTGATAATAACATTTTATAATATTTGTATTTCATTTTGGTGAAGCTAATAATATGTTTAAAAGGACACATAAAATTTTAGCCGGTTACACACCAATGTGTACTATAATAATCACGATTATTTACATGTTAGTCAGTTTGTCTAACAGAATTTACAAATGATATTTCTAAATTTTAAGGTTAAACTTTGTATAACCAACTTGTTACCATCATGTCATATTAAGTCATTTACTTAACTTTATGTCTTTTTACAAACGTTGTAGGAGCCAATGTCTTAAAGATTTGACATATCCTAATATACCTTCTCTACAACAATCTACTACAGTTGGAACAAATACTAAAACCGTGTAAAATGTGGATGGTTCTGCAGACATTTGGGTGGAACAAAGTAGGAACCAGCATAGTCAAAACAGTGCATATCATAGAGAAGGAGACATGCTCAGAAGAGAGTGAGACCATAGATGGATTTTAAGCAATGGTTTTCAATCCTATCGAACTAGATATAATTTGATGTCAAGTATAATGCTTTTCTAGTAGTATTTCTAAGTGTTTAGTTAGAGAGAGTTGTGAAACTCCACAGTTTGTACTCTTAACTTTTTTTGGTTATAAATGTTTTGAAACACCGTTATTGTATGTCAATAACAATCATTTATTTTACTTGATTGGTTCTTTATGTTTGTTTCACGAAAACTTTTCCAGCATTACAAAAGTATTAGATGAGAAAATAAAGTGATTTTGTCTACAAACATCATGTACGGAGATGGATATTCCTTCAATCTTAGGTGGTTATGTAATATACTAGACACGATTCATAACGTTGTTGGCCGGTTAATAATATTTCATAAACGGATTATGGATTAAAATGTGGTTAATAGTTAAAGTCTTCCCAACCTATCAGAAGTTTCACTCTCGCACTCTTTTTAGGACGAAAAGATACTTTACTTGATTGCTTCTTTAGAATTGTATAAAAAAAGTTTACTAGTTTGAAAATATATTACACGGGAAAATAGTTGAGTTAGCAAGCATACATAATTTCGTATTTTGTATTTTTTATCTTGTTTACATCAAGGAAAATTTAGTAGATCGCTAAGAAAATTAATAGACGAAAACATATATTTGTTAGCTGGCCAGACATGTGTTCAAAATTATCTAAACACATTTTGCACCACTTTGATTTTTTAAGACATTTACCCGGCTAAACAAACGATTGCTTGTATAATGTTTTTTTAGCCATGAATAAATTTTGTTAGCTAGCTAACTATCATATTGTTATATCCATCTATGTGAGGGTAACGAGATCCAATTTCTGACTTCAATTGAAATTCGATGGTTCTGGAGGTGAGTTGAGATGAGATGCTAGTCTTGATTATCTGAGTGATCCGAAAAATTTTCAGATGCAAAAAAACTAAAGATGATGAACTTCAAGAGAGAGAACACATGATCTTGTTTGAGATTGTCGTGGGGATTGGTCTGATGTGATTGAGCGATTATGTATGTATGGTAAAGATCATATGATACTTGACAAAATTTTCTTTGGTTTTCTGTGGATTTATCAGTAGAATAAAGAAGCATCAGAAAAAGATCAAGATAGAAGATAATGATTACGGCGAGAGAACAAAAGAAAAAATCAAAATCTTTGCAAAAGTCTATTAACAAATATAAGTGAATAGAAAAATATTGCTAGTAAATAGAGGAAGCAAAATCTTTTCTTGCATTGCCACTTTTACGCGAGCACACCAAAAAATCTGAACCAAATCTTTATCTAATCTTATTAATAGTTTTTAAAAATTCTCTGACAGCTATTAGCCGTACCAAGCTCAGCAGGTAAACAATTGTTACGTCTAATACGCAGGGGCACCGTCGTCATTCCGCATCTACTTTACGTACAACAGGTGAGTAAGTTTTACTGTTATTGGCATTCCACTAGTTTTATTTTTCTTTGTTTTTAAGCAAATTATCCCTTTAAAATATAGAAAGAAATTAGCGTGAATTATTAACATGTAAAACTAAACACAAATTAAACACAAATTGATGACCCTAAACACAAGTTTCTCGTGTTGATCATCACTGAATCCAGTGGAAACTACCTTGTCGATGTAAACAAGGATGGGATTGCGCAACTAACGACCCCACGAAGGAGTCATTGTATTTGTTGGGACGTTAGGTATGGATGAGGGACGATGACGTCTCCTTCTTACTTTCTTTATTTGTTTAATAACATCACCAAAAAAAATCAAAAGCCACGTTCCATTCCACTATGTATGGGATTTCGGATTCAGTATTTTTAAACTTCGGGACAAGCGATTCATCATCAAAGATTACATAAAAGATTGGCCTGGATCTTGTACCTCATCTGACACGGACAATCTAAAAAACATTGTTTCTATCGATTTGGTTGCCTTATATGTGCAAACACACACACCCACCAGAGGTCGGTCTTAACTCAAAAAAACATTAAGTGATATTCGCAAATAAAAAGATTACAAAACAACAACACACACAATGATCATTTATATGTGAAAAAAACAAAGCTACTATGTACACATGTAAGGAACAACAATCAGGCAAGCAAAGTAACTCCGGATCTTTTCTTTTGTTTAAATAGTATCGACCAATATGGAAAATCTAAAGGCTTTACCTATACTTATCCCAACATGATTCCCCATTCAATATCACCGGGAACATCAGATCGATGCAAACATGGCCCTAATACACAGAAACCGAGCACTGATCTTACGCCAATCTTAAAGGCTTTGACTGGATTGAGCAGAGGTAAATCTACCCGTACTTGTACCTGTTCTTGGACTATCTCGTTTTTGTGCCTGAAACAACACAAACAGTGTATTGAATCCACCAAAAAACACAAAATAACAAGCCAGGGATTTGACAAATACATATGGAAAGAGAGAGAGAGAGGTTACACTAACTCTCATGGGCCTCACCTCGGAAGACATAGTCTGCGTTCTTATATCATGCTTGCACACCGGGCAGGATGTACCCCATTTTGTCAACCAAGAGTCGATGCAGTTCAAGTGAAAAGCTGCACAAGTGGTTCACCCCCAGCTTAGATAAACTAAAACAAAGGCCAAAATCTTGGGATGTTGTGTACACTAAAACCATGGACGGCACTAAGATTTGGGGAAGAGGTATAGGCCATTTAGTAAAGATTTCAATTAAAAAAAAAATTCTTACAAATTTGAGGGCATGTGTCTATGTAAAATTTTGGGGACTATAGGCCAATGGACTAAAACCATAAAGTAGAAACAGTTATCCTAGAAAGAATGCAAACTATTAAAGTGTGCGTAGATTAGGCAATCCAATTACGAGCTTTGCGGCAATCTCATATAAAGCTTACATCTCCATGACTCGAGCAATGAATACAAAAAAAAAAAAAAGAAGAGCAGTTAATAATACCATGTTGGCAGGGCAATAGTCTAAGGGAGTCTCCAAATCTATAATCCTCGAGGCATATGGCACACGTATCACCTCCGTGAAAAGAATCAGCAAAGGTGAAAGTGGGGAGTGTGCGGACCAGCTTCGGATCTAGTGACACGGTCCGGTTGCTGTGCCTGCCTCGCCATTGGGTCCAGTGCCTTGGAGCAAAGAAGGCGAGCAAAAGGAAAGTAATGATGAGTAGGAGAGAGAAGAAAGAGATGGCGAGGACAGTCCAAGCAGTCCCCTTGGTTGGAGGATAAATGCAGCATTCGCCCTCTCGGCCTCTGGCGTACTTGCTCAAGATCTCGCCGGCAACGTTTGAAACGAAGACTGCAGCAGCAAGTGTAATCTCCTGAGTGTTCACCTTCACTGTGCAAAAAAAACAAAAACAGATGTGGAATCCAAAATTGATAGACTCTACAAAGAAGTAATATCTTTGAGGCTTACTAATGACGAGATCTTCGTTGTCTAAGTTGTCATAGACAATCGCAGCTTGAAAAAAACCCGAGTTCTGGGCGTGGAGAAGCTTATCCTCGAAAGAGCATCCGCCTCTGATGATAAGAGCCAACTTAGTAAGAGAACTGTTAGATGGGGGCAGAAGAGGAGAGCAACCGTCGAGGGGATTTGCGACGAACAGAGCTCCGCATATTCCGTTTCTGGGGACGGAGCCGTCTACAAGGAACAATTTAATTTAAACAAAAACTCAGGAGAATTTTCAGATAAGCAGTGAGAGAGAGAGATTGACCGACCGAATTTGGCGGGGAGATGAGGAAAAGAGGTGGAGATAGAATTGAGTACGACGGTGGCAGTTGATAATTGTAGGAGGAAAGGAGCTGCGAGTAGACATACAATAACATCTCTCATCTCTCTTTCTCTCGGACCCCCCGTGGTGGTGGATCGATTCGATGGCTTTTCCGTTTCAGGCGGTCGCAGAAACGCCTTTGCTTTCTTCACCCGAACCTTCTACTCAACCCAGAGGCTCTATTTTTCAATTAAAAAAAACAGCCAACGTGGCAGCGTTTATTTGGTTGTGGTTGTGGGGTCTTGGTGAAGGAAACATACAAAAAGGAAACAAACATACATAAAGAGTTTTCTTATGTGAGAATCTCTCTTTTATACGAGGACACAACATAATATGGCTTGGGTCTGTCCTTTCCTGCTGAGCCTTGGTAATCACATTGCGCAGATGCTCGTGTCTTGATTAACAAGCCCATGTTTGAGTGTCAAATCCACAAGCTTACACTAGAGTTACTGTTGAGTACATCAACTTGGGAATATACCCAAAGTGGTGGTGGTCTTTCTACTCCCATCGTCGACTTTTGACTTGCACAGGTAATAAATTTTTTTACTTGTATTTGATTTGTTTTCGAGTACTCGATCAAAAATGAATTACTTGCAAGTTACTTGTTCCTTCTCTATTACTTATTATTTACACGAATTTTTTTGAGTATTTAAGAATTACTTACTAAATAATATTCTTTTAAAAATAAACATAAAAGTTTGTTTTGTTTATCCTTTACTTAAAGTAACACATGAATTACTTTAAATGAAATATTTGTTCATATTATATAGAAGACAAATAAAAAATATATAAATATTTTGATATATAAGAATTGTATAATTTTTACGATGACAAATTTTTTTTCTCTAAGCAAGTAACAAGTAAAAACAAGCCATATAGCTAAATTTTTAATACTTGTTACTATTTAATACTTGACTAGATGACGACAAGTATTTAAAAATCAAGACAGATACAAAACAAGTAACAAGTATAAGAAGAGTAATGAGTATTTTTGTCTAATCCTAGATGCAAGTAAAAGAAAAAGCAAATATGAACAAGTATTTAATAGATCATGTAACAAATACTAAGTAATGAGGCAAGTAACGAGTCAAGTATTAAAAATAATAATGATACTTGATACTTAACTTGGTCTTGCAGGTAATGAAAATTGTCGACTTGTTACTTGCCTCGACAACAACGAGTACCTGAATTTTCGAGGCAGGTACGAGTCAAGTAGCGAGTTTAAGGCGAGTAACGAGTAATGATGCCCAGCCCTACTTACTCTCGTCTGCTATCAGACTGACACTTTCTCTGCCTATAAAGTAATGCAACCGGGAGAATTCTCAACTCAATTAGGGAATTTATAGAGAAGAACTACAGAGAAATATATTTCCAATAAACTGTTAAATATAGTTTGATTCAAGGATTTCATGTCACCGACTTGTTTGAGCTGATATCATTATCTTTACATTTGCAGATAACTGAGAGCGGAGGAAAAAACATTGAGGTTAATGTAACGATGACGTGAGAGGAATGTGGGCTGCTCCAGCTAGCTAGAAGAAGCTGCAATTGATGCTATTGTAGCCAAAATCGAAACCCTCGAAAGGAAACTTGATTAAAACACAAATATTTCAACTTTGGTCTTCCATTTTTCAGTTATCTACTTTTTGATGTTTATGCCTCCAGAGACCTGTTTTTTTTTTTTTTTTTAGTGGATTTTGATTAGATATATTTTGACTAGGTCATTATTGGTGGATAATCTGGTATCTCTGAAAATATAGTTTAATAAGTTATTCGAAAGAATGGACACAGATCCACATGAGATTATCTAACATACAGAAGAAGAATGCTTAGCATGGTTCAAGGCAAATGCATCAGCTTCTATTGAAGAGTAAAACTAGATAATATTGATTCACAAGTCATATGCTTACATAATATATGTGTCTCGTGAATGATTTTTTAAGCCCTATATCAGCCATGTTCGTTTCTCTGACGCAGCTTCAGCGACAAGCGGCAAGAAATATAAAAGAATTAAAAATAACAGATGAATAAGATTATCAAAAATTTACCGGTTGTAGATGAGTTTGGAAAGGTACATCTAGAAAATTTTAATTTATTTTGCTGCGTTTGGAACTAGAAAAACTTAGCTAGATAATGGGATTATGTTTTGTCACACTCTACATGCTTAGTTTTTGAAACAGATTGCAAAAATTTGGTTGCAGTGATGGAGTATACTCAAGAGTGGCCAAACTTTTCTAAAGAACCGAAGGAAATAACAGTATTAGAAAGAAGATTTCAATATTTCATCACTTCAAAATTGTCTACATTTGTAGATCTCATAATGTAATTACGAAATATTTAATCAGAGATTATTCCAGAAAAAGGTGTACTGTTATATTGGGCTTGCTGCTAAAATATTAACCCCCTATAATATAAAAACTGAATTGGGAGTATGTGTCCCTCTGTCTCTTCTCTATTACTTCAAGAGAACACATCGCTTGCCTCCCTTCCTTCCATCAACCATGGCTTATTCAGCTCCCATATCTCCATCCCTATCCTTCTTCAAAACCCCCCAACTCGCCAGATTCTCGTTCCCTTTCTCCCCACTTTACTCTAGCCCTAGGATTCAGAATCTAAGTCTGCCCACCATGAAGAACAAGACGTGGTCGTCGTCCGTGGTGGTGGCGGCGACGGCGGCGGAGAAGCAGAAGAAGAAGAGATACCCTGGAGAATCGAAAGGGTTTGTGGAGGAGATGAGGTTTGTGGCGATGAGACTTCACACGAAAGAGCAGGCCAAGGAAGGTGAGAAAGAGACAAAAGCTCCCGAGGAGCGTCCTGTCGCTAAATGGGAACCGACTGTTGAAGGTTACTTGAGGTTTTTGGTGGATAGCAAGTTGGTTTATGACACGCTTGAAGAGATTATTAGTCAGTCCACTTTCCCAACTTGTGAGTTTTCTCAATTTTGATTAGTTGGGTCGATTGTTCAAATGTTTAGGTGTTTACTAATCAACCCACTTCTTGTTCAGGATTTGATTTAGACTAGTTTCCCATTAATTGTAGTTTTTGTTTCTTGGTCCGTATGTGTCACTGCAAACCTTACATAGACTTGAGAGTCTTCAGACAATATTTGAGGGATCACCGATTATGCTTATTAGCTCTAAGGTTCCTCCAGATACTACTGGTCTGTGAATAGTTAGTTGCAAAAGTAGGTCTCTTTTTCTTGTGGATCCATTGTGACAAGTTTACTGTATTTATTTTCTGGTAGATGCGGAATTCAAGAACACGGGGCTGGAAAGGGCAGAGAAATTGGACACTGATCTGAAGTGGTTCAAAGAACAAGGCTACGAGATTCCAGAACCAACTGCTACTGGTAAAAAGTATTCTCAGTATTTAAAGGATTTAGCTGACAAGGATCCTCCATCATTCATTTGTCACTTTTACAACATCTACTTCGCCCACAGCGCTGGTGGCCGAATGATTGGAAGAAAGGTAATAAAAAGAGCTTTGTGCACTAAACTCAGCCTACAAAAATAATTCTGAAGCTTTCAACTAATTTTTTCAGGTAGCCGAGAGGATTCTCGACAATAGAGAACTCGAGTTTTACAAATGGGACGGCGACCTTTCCGAATTGTTGCAGAACGTGAGGGAAAAACTGAACAAAGTTGCAGAGGAGTGGACGAGAGAAGAAAAGAATCATTGTTTGGAAGAGACCGAGAAATCGTTCAAGTATTCTGGTGAGATACTTCGTCTCATATTGTCCTGATATTCCTCTCTTTATACGTGCTTGTTGGCGGCAACTAAAATCTCTGCTCAAGTTTTTTATTCCTGTATCATATTTTTAAACTCGCTTCTGCTTGTTTGTATCAAACTCTTATTTGCTTCAAAGCTTAATACGACGTTGGAAGTTGAGCGTTCTGTATCATAGTCAAGATTTTTTAGTCTAAGAAGAGTCACTGGATAAACCAACAACATCAGATCATTAGAGCTTCATCAATGGTATAATTATCATGTGGTTTCATAGAAATGAAAGATATTAATATTTCATTTTAAACCATGAAACTATTAGTTTGATTATTTCACTCCTTTTTTTTCTGTAATTATGAAAAAAGTGAAAAAATTATTTGCTGGTTACTGGTTAACATCGAACTGATCAAACAAAAAGCTGTCTACATTTTACAAGAAAAACAAACATTGCTGAACAAAAATAGCAACTTCTCGGGGACACTTTCCGACCATGCTGTCTACACTTTCTATATCCAGCGCTTTTTAGGAAATCGCGCATCTCTTTCGAGATCAGCGAGCGAATAGACAAAAGAGTACTTGAGATTCACGACGACGTTTGCAATTATGGGTTTTGATTGGGAACATCTGAAGCGGTAGAAAGGAGGGATTGGGAACTGGGTATTCATGGAAAGACTGGGAGTGGAGTGGTTCTGGGGAGATGAGAGGAAGATAATGGAGAGGACAAGAAGAAACACATGTAATAATTACTTGCATATATAACTAAAAGCATGTAACTACTTATTAAACATGTGGCAGTATTGATCAAAAACAAAAAAAAAGCATGTGACAGTAATATAGACTATGGTTAAACTAGGAAAAATGGGTCTTCATGAGTCTTCCTCGAATGCAAACATTATGTTGATCTAGGGAAATGTCAAGATAACAGCAGACAAGACCCTCGGCCGAGAGTATCTGTTGAAAGCGGAGATAAAATATCCGGTAATAGAGAAATCATTATCAGAGTTGAATCTCGTGGATACACCTTGCAATTTTGTCGTAGTGAAATCGGCGAGCCAAGTTATACATACCGACAAATACATTTTTGATTTGGACATTTCATACAAGGAAATAGTTCAACACCCAGATACGATTCTCTACATTCCTTGAGAGCCGATCATAAACACTTTTGGACAGCCATTTCTTTTACTGTATTCGCCAGTCTCTTGAATACCTTCAAGTTGTGTCCTACTTTTCCCTGCGATCAAGAAAAGTCCTTTCACTTTAATCACATGATGATTACCAAATTTTTTTTTTTTTGTAAATCGATTAGGCTAATATATATACCTCATTCAGTAATGCAAGCCTTTCTATGATAGGTGACAATTTGCCACAGAGATCTGCAACTTCCTGTTGTTGATGAGATTTTGAACCATATGATGATGCCCACTCATTCGAACTACCAGATCTGCGTATGCAAAAAAGGCTTTCAGCATTGACGCACAAGAGCGATTCGTTTGAACATCATATATTTCTATGCATAAACCTAGTCAATAATTGGATTTGCACTTGCAGCCACACAAGATGTAAAAAGAGTGAGTTATTCGCTGCTGTGTTTAAAATGGCGCATGGCGCTCCATGGCGATGAGGTGTGTGCCTTGCGCCTTGCGCCAAGGCGCACCGAGGCGCTCGCCTTGAAGACTAGTTGAAAGTTAACGTTAACTATGTCTTATTGTCTTGTTATGTAACAAGCACGAGTATTGGTGTTATGTAAAGAAGTTATAATAAGAAGAAGAACCTATGAGACTAGAGAAGAGTAGATAATACTCTAACCTTAAGCAAAACACAGTTAGATCTATGTTTTGTTGAGTATTTTTAATGTTTGGTTTTAACTTTTATAAAGAGGAAGTTAGGGTTTTGAGGAGTATTTTTGACGTTTGGTTTTAAGATTGGTTAATTAGTTAGAGTAGGGTTTAGTTTCTACTTGGTTTAGTGCCGGTTAACTTACAGTCTCCAAGGCGCGCCTTTGCATCGCCTTTAAGCCACTGCCTTATGGGCAAAGCGCACCTAGGCTTTTAAACACAGATTCGCTGTCACAATTTGCGTAGTCTCATCCAGAATCATGACTAAGAGAGCCTTCAGAAAACTAAGATATTTATGGCTGAAGACAAAGTGGCATACCTATCTTGGAGATGGATCAGGATGATATTCAGTACATGCTCTGTGAGTTGTAGTAACAATGTGATTAACTGGTCCCTGCTGCCCACGATTTTGCACATTTCGACCATAGCTATGTATCTCCTGAGGTTAATAACAAGCATTAAGAACATAAATACAGTAGTCAAGCATAGAGTACCTGACAGTCTCTTCAGGTGACATTTACTTTCATCAACTTGTGAAGTTGAACTATTTGCTTAAGCATATTAGGTGTTTAAAATAATATTTACCCACCATCATGATACAAAGAAGTAAGCATTATCTCTACTTAATCAATATATCAAAGATACATACTCTATATATATGACCTACTTCTTCTTGGGCGATTTAGCAAGCAGAAGAAAGAAATTTACTGACCTTTTATGTATGTTGTCTGCTGCTGTGACATATTCTTGGCAATCACACATCTTGATTATTGCATCTACATCTTGTCTTGAGACCTCGTTAATGTCTCTAATCTGCAAATCATACATACAATTCTGAATATATGTAAGTTAAAAAATTGTGAAGAGTAAGAATTAGGATAGTATTAACCTTATGAAGGAGTAAGGACTTTTTCTCTGCTGCTCCCTCGAGGGAATCAGTCACATGCGAAAGAAGAGATGCGAGCAGCATCAACGTTGGTTGCCGTAGTTTAGCGGAGTTATCACAAGAATCATTTGATATCTGTGGCGGCGGGAGTAAGGGGAAAGAGAAGGGGCATTAGCATTTACTTATGTTTTATTTGGTAAAAACAACAGGGTGATGAGAAATGGACAGAACATAGAGAGGGAAATAGCTACAACGGTACCTGTAACCTCAAAGAACTTTTGGTCACTAGAAAATATAAGAAAGAAGTCAAGCTGAATCGCAACTGAGACAATTTGAGCTCTGATCCCTTCTGTCCACCAGAGGAGAAAACAAAAGAGAAACAGAAATATAAGAAACCGAGGACTAGATGACAATAATTTGTGAGGCGCTAATCCATGTACCTGAACTACTTGTCCTTCTCGAGACGGTGTGAAAAGCTTGCTCATCAAATCAAACATCCCTTGAACAACTCCATATTCATCGTTCTCTTCGAAAGGCCAGACCTACAAACACGGAACGTAATTTCTATAAAAGTCAATTTAACTCGCTTGTGGTATTTCGGGGAACCTGCTTGGAGATACAATTATAAAAGATGAGCAAAAACCCTTCAATAAGAAAAAAAATAAGAAAACTGTAAGCACCACAGAGAATTACCTTGCTCAATATTCCTACTGCCAGTATAATTTGCTCCATCAATAAATCATCTGCTTGGGTTACGTCTTCACGAAGAAGTTGGTCAAAAAGCAATTGATGTCCTTTGATAAACTCAATAACTTCACGAACAATTTTATTCCTCCCCTATCAAACGCCCAGATAAAAGGAGAATAAGAAACGTAAATGCAGTTCGCATTTTAAGAGCAGGTCACCCAGAAAAAAATGACTTGTAACTAAATAGCAAAAAAAGACTACGTGTTAATAAGTCCAGATAATAAGGTTCAGCTATCCAGAATAATTAACAAGAACAATACAAACTGTTCTAAACTTTACAAATGCTTCTGATATCCAGTATTAGTTAGATTGTTCTCTATGTCTTGCAAGCATACTGCAATTGGCAAGTGATTGTCCCTGTACAACTTAAATTCTCAAAGACGAGTACCATTTTCTACTTCTACTTGTTAAAGCCTTAAAGGCATCATAGATGTATAACAACTACAATAGAAAAATCAGTAAAAGAAAATAATA is a genomic window containing:
- the LOC106301746 gene encoding receptor homology region, transmembrane domain- and RING domain-containing protein 1 isoform X2 translates to MRDVIVCLLAAPFLLQLSTATVVLNSISTSFPHLPAKFDGSVPRNGICGALFVANPLDGCSPLLPPSNSSLTKLALIIRGGCSFEDKLLHAQNSGFFQAAIVYDNLDNEDLVIMKVNTQEITLAAAVFVSNVAGEILSKYARGREGECCIYPPTKGTAWTVLAISFFSLLLIITFLLLAFFAPRHWTQWRGRHSNRTVSLDPKLVRTLPTFTFADSFHGGDTCAICLEDYRFGDSLRLLPCQHAFHLNCIDSWLTKWGTSCPVCKHDIRTQTMSSEAQKRDSPRTGTSTGRFTSAQSSQSL
- the LOC106301746 gene encoding receptor homology region, transmembrane domain- and RING domain-containing protein 1 isoform X1, whose translation is MRDVIVCLLAAPFLLQLSTATVVLNSISTSFPHLPAKFDGSVPRNGICGALFVANPLDGCSPLLPPSNSSLTKLALIIRGGCSFEDKLLHAQNSGFFQAAIVYDNLDNEDLVISKPQRYYFFVESINFGFHICFCFFCTVKVNTQEITLAAAVFVSNVAGEILSKYARGREGECCIYPPTKGTAWTVLAISFFSLLLIITFLLLAFFAPRHWTQWRGRHSNRTVSLDPKLVRTLPTFTFADSFHGGDTCAICLEDYRFGDSLRLLPCQHAFHLNCIDSWLTKWGTSCPVCKHDIRTQTMSSEAQKRDSPRTGTSTGRFTSAQSSQSL
- the LOC106301427 gene encoding heme oxygenase 1, chloroplastic-like is translated as MAYSAPISPSLSFFKTPQLARFSFPFSPLYSSPRIQNLSLPTMKNKTWSSSVVVAATAAEKQKKKRYPGESKGFVEEMRFVAMRLHTKEQAKEGEKETKAPEERPVAKWEPTVEGYLRFLVDSKLVYDTLEEIISQSTFPTYAEFKNTGLERAEKLDTDLKWFKEQGYEIPEPTATGKKYSQYLKDLADKDPPSFICHFYNIYFAHSAGGRMIGRKVAERILDNRELEFYKWDGDLSELLQNVREKLNKVAEEWTREEKNHCLEETEKSFKYSGEILRLILS